One Micromonospora eburnea genomic region harbors:
- a CDS encoding CGNR zinc finger domain-containing protein, translating into MNFDAYARTGVDLVNARLDDLDDLRAIFPDENAWMRDEVAERDLAIFRRAQKRLRDVFEYGTSGRDGEAVAELNALLESFPVQPRISGHDSSDWHMHVTSRGASVSSEYLAGAVWGLSVWLCEYGSARFGVCADERCGNVYLDTSSNCCRRFCSERCATRSHVAAHRARKRAAIGDQVTVPTQPEPLTPVS; encoded by the coding sequence GTGAACTTCGACGCGTACGCCCGGACCGGTGTTGATCTCGTCAATGCCCGCCTGGACGACCTCGACGACCTTCGGGCCATCTTTCCCGACGAAAACGCGTGGATGCGCGACGAGGTCGCGGAACGCGACCTGGCGATCTTCCGGCGGGCCCAGAAGCGCCTGCGGGACGTCTTCGAGTACGGCACCTCGGGCCGCGACGGCGAGGCGGTGGCGGAGCTGAACGCGCTGCTGGAGTCGTTCCCGGTCCAGCCGCGCATCTCCGGCCACGACTCCAGCGACTGGCACATGCACGTGACCAGCCGGGGCGCCTCGGTCAGCTCCGAATACCTGGCCGGCGCGGTGTGGGGCCTGTCGGTCTGGCTCTGCGAGTACGGCAGCGCCCGGTTCGGCGTCTGCGCGGACGAGCGGTGCGGCAACGTCTACCTGGACACCTCCTCGAACTGCTGCCGGCGGTTCTGCTCGGAGCGCTGCGCCACCCGCTCGCACGTGGCCGCGCACCGGGCCCGCAAGCGCGCCGCGATCGGCGACCAGGTCACCGTCCCCACCCAGCCCGAGCCCCTGACCCCGGTCAGCTGA
- a CDS encoding lysophospholipid acyltransferase family protein: protein MADRPGDHWDRKVANGLAFLRRRLSGDYEVDEFGFDPELTDAVFHPLVRLLYRDWFRTEVSGVEHVPESGPGLVVGNHAGTVALDALVLATALHDQHPAHRYLRLLGADLVFRMPVVSEIARKTGGTVACNPDAERLLGNGELVGVFPEGFKGVGKLYADRYKLQRFGRGGFVSAALRTGTPIVPVAIVGGEEIYPMLADIKPLARLLKLPYFPITPTFPWLGPLGMVPLPSKWLIEFCPPIPTAHLRDSADDPLVVFNLADQVRETIQQTLYKLLERRPDPFGP from the coding sequence GTGGCGGACCGGCCCGGCGACCACTGGGACCGCAAGGTCGCCAACGGTCTCGCCTTTCTGCGGCGGCGGCTCTCCGGTGACTACGAGGTGGACGAGTTCGGCTTCGATCCGGAGCTGACCGACGCGGTCTTCCACCCGCTGGTCCGGCTGCTCTACCGGGACTGGTTCCGCACCGAGGTCAGCGGCGTGGAGCACGTGCCGGAATCCGGTCCCGGCCTGGTGGTCGGCAACCACGCCGGCACCGTCGCACTGGACGCGCTGGTGCTGGCAACCGCGCTGCACGACCAGCACCCGGCACATCGCTATCTGCGGCTGCTCGGCGCCGACCTGGTCTTCCGGATGCCGGTGGTCTCCGAGATCGCCCGCAAGACCGGCGGGACGGTGGCCTGCAACCCGGACGCGGAACGGCTGCTCGGCAACGGCGAGCTGGTCGGCGTCTTCCCGGAGGGGTTCAAGGGGGTCGGCAAGCTCTACGCCGACCGCTACAAGCTCCAGCGGTTCGGCCGGGGTGGCTTCGTCTCGGCCGCGCTGCGCACCGGCACGCCGATCGTGCCGGTGGCGATCGTGGGCGGCGAGGAGATCTATCCGATGCTCGCCGACATCAAGCCGCTCGCCCGGCTGCTCAAGCTGCCCTACTTCCCGATCACGCCGACGTTTCCCTGGTTGGGGCCGCTGGGCATGGTGCCGCTGCCGAGCAAGTGGCTGATCGAGTTCTGTCCACCGATCCCCACCGCGCACCTGCGTGACTCGGCGGACGACCCGCTGGTCGTGTTCAACCTCGCCGACCAGGTGCGGGAGACCATCCAGCAGACCCTGTACAAGCTCCTCGAACGCCGCCCCGACCCGTTCGGCCCCTGA
- a CDS encoding efflux RND transporter periplasmic adaptor subunit, whose product MRRPHSPRLPVATRPRLLTALLAVVALTGTTAASCGDDQSGVTVAQVGRSEVAEVIDAPATVTARAAATLTAPADGTLASLRVQPGQRVARGQVLAVIDSPSAQERLKQAREALRAARRAGRGVGVGDLGGRRRGTDKAAAEAFDAARQAAGKIGDPQLRSALLLQVDSAQQQYESAARAADQAVAAVQRGMAGLNNAVSALSAAQRLQAQQAYDLAKATVDALTLRAPIAGVVQPGGTRAAAPTDLTSLLGAAGGGAAGIDPAVLGAGAQGGPPPGVDDAVPAGGRVTAGTPVLTIVDIGQLGLLAEVDETDVLLVRAGLTASVELDAATGATYDATVRSVDVLPTSSARGGVTYRVRLGLGAGRLGEGEPAPTPRPGMNAVVHLRVREATDAVAVPASAVFSDDGRDAVWVLRDGRAGRVPVTVGVQGQDLVQIVSGVRAGDRIVVRGTDRIHDGQELK is encoded by the coding sequence GTGCGCCGCCCCCACTCGCCGCGGTTGCCCGTGGCCACCCGCCCCCGCCTGCTCACCGCCCTCCTCGCCGTCGTCGCCCTGACCGGCACCACCGCCGCCTCCTGCGGTGACGACCAGTCCGGCGTCACCGTGGCCCAGGTGGGCCGCTCCGAGGTCGCCGAGGTGATCGACGCGCCGGCCACGGTGACCGCCCGGGCCGCCGCCACCCTCACCGCGCCCGCCGACGGGACCCTGGCCAGCCTGCGGGTCCAGCCCGGACAGCGGGTCGCCCGCGGCCAGGTGCTCGCCGTGATCGACTCGCCGTCCGCACAGGAGCGGCTGAAGCAGGCCCGTGAGGCGCTGCGCGCGGCCCGGCGGGCCGGCCGGGGCGTCGGCGTGGGCGACCTGGGCGGGCGCCGGCGCGGCACCGACAAGGCCGCCGCCGAGGCGTTCGACGCCGCGCGCCAGGCCGCCGGGAAGATCGGTGACCCGCAGCTGCGGTCCGCGCTGCTGCTCCAGGTCGATTCCGCCCAGCAGCAGTACGAGTCAGCCGCCCGCGCCGCCGACCAGGCGGTCGCCGCGGTGCAGCGCGGGATGGCCGGGCTGAACAACGCCGTCAGCGCGCTGTCCGCCGCGCAGCGCCTCCAGGCCCAGCAGGCGTACGACCTGGCGAAGGCGACCGTCGACGCGCTCACCCTGCGCGCCCCGATCGCCGGGGTGGTGCAGCCGGGCGGCACCCGGGCCGCCGCCCCGACCGACCTCACCAGCCTGCTCGGCGCGGCCGGCGGCGGTGCGGCGGGAATCGACCCGGCGGTCCTGGGAGCCGGTGCTCAGGGCGGCCCCCCGCCGGGGGTGGACGACGCGGTGCCTGCGGGCGGCCGGGTCACCGCCGGTACTCCCGTCCTCACCATCGTGGACATCGGCCAGCTCGGCCTGCTCGCCGAGGTGGACGAGACCGACGTGCTGCTGGTCCGGGCCGGCCTGACCGCCTCGGTGGAGCTGGACGCGGCGACCGGCGCGACGTACGACGCCACGGTCCGCTCGGTGGACGTGCTGCCCACCAGCTCCGCCCGGGGCGGCGTCACCTACCGGGTCCGCCTCGGCCTCGGTGCCGGCCGGCTCGGGGAGGGGGAGCCGGCGCCGACCCCCCGTCCCGGCATGAACGCCGTGGTCCACCTCCGGGTACGCGAGGCGACCGACGCGGTGGCCGTACCCGCCTCGGCGGTCTTCTCCGACGACGGGCGGGACGCGGTCTGGGTGCTGCGGGACGGCAGGGCCGGCCGGGTGCCGGTGACCGTCGGGGTGCAGGGGCAGGACCTGGTGCAGATCGTCAGCGGGGTGCGGGCCGGCGACCGGATCGTGGTGCGCGGCACCGACCGGATCCACGACGGCCAGGAACTGAAGTGA
- a CDS encoding 30S ribosomal protein bS22: MGSVVKKRRKRMAKKKHRKLLRKTRVQRRRLGK; the protein is encoded by the coding sequence ATGGGCTCGGTGGTCAAGAAGCGCCGCAAGCGCATGGCTAAGAAGAAGCACCGCAAGCTGCTGCGCAAGACCCGCGTCCAGCGTCGCCGTCTCGGCAAGTGA
- a CDS encoding HAD family hydrolase, whose protein sequence is MVRTRKVTVSTDAHGHTVTGSEAPEATREAPTPDPTTAAAFFDVDNTMMQGASIYWFARGLAARKYFTTGDLARFAWQQARFRLFATERAGDMSQAKEAALAFIQGWRVDDVERLAEEIFDELMAPRIWAGTRRLAQRHLDAGERVWLVSAAPVEIGRVIATRLGLTGAIGTVAEVVDGTYTGRLVGDLMHGPAKAEAVTRLAALEGLVLDHCAAYSDSVNDLPMLSVVGHPVAINPDPALLRQARRRGWDVRDFRTGRRAAKIAVPSTAAAGLLAGAVTAGLALHRRRHRAD, encoded by the coding sequence ATGGTCCGGACCCGGAAGGTGACGGTCAGCACCGACGCCCACGGCCACACGGTCACCGGCTCGGAGGCCCCGGAGGCAACCCGGGAGGCCCCGACGCCCGACCCCACCACCGCCGCCGCCTTCTTCGACGTGGACAACACGATGATGCAGGGCGCCTCGATCTACTGGTTCGCCCGCGGGCTGGCCGCCCGGAAATACTTCACCACCGGCGACCTGGCCCGGTTCGCCTGGCAGCAGGCGAGGTTCCGACTGTTCGCCACCGAGCGCGCCGGGGACATGTCGCAGGCCAAGGAGGCCGCGCTCGCCTTCATCCAGGGCTGGCGGGTCGACGACGTGGAACGGCTCGCGGAGGAGATCTTCGACGAGCTGATGGCGCCCCGGATCTGGGCCGGCACCCGCCGGCTGGCGCAGCGGCACCTGGACGCGGGTGAGCGGGTGTGGCTGGTCAGCGCCGCCCCGGTCGAGATCGGCCGGGTCATCGCGACCCGGCTCGGGCTGACCGGGGCCATCGGCACCGTCGCCGAGGTGGTCGACGGGACGTACACCGGCCGGCTGGTCGGCGACCTCATGCACGGGCCGGCCAAGGCCGAGGCGGTGACCCGGCTCGCCGCGCTCGAAGGGCTGGTCCTTGACCACTGCGCGGCCTACAGCGACTCCGTCAACGACCTGCCGATGCTCTCGGTCGTGGGTCACCCGGTGGCGATCAACCCCGATCCGGCGCTGCTGCGGCAGGCCCGCCGGCGCGGCTGGGACGTCCGGGACTTCCGCACCGGACGTCGGGCGGCCAAGATCGCGGTGCCGTCGACGGCCGCCGCCGGGCTGCTCGCCGGCGCGGTCACCGCCGGTCTGGCGCTGCACCGCCGCCGTCACCGCGCCGACTGA
- a CDS encoding ABC transporter ATP-binding protein, which produces MPAIEAVDVSRTYELDGVTVPALRGVSLTIASGEYVAVIGPSGSGKSTLMHLLGGLDRPTGGRLVIGGRDVAALGAPELAALRNETIGFVFQAFHLLPRTSAVDNVALPLVYRGVGARQRRERAAAMLGRVGLGHRLDHRPNQLSGGEQQRVAIARALVTDPAVLLADEPTGNLDTATGEAVLELLERLNAESGVALVMVTHDQEVAARARRRIAVRDGLIRSDTIHDRPLSGGPGGPATLDGAPSAEPRSASGHGPGHPSGGSGGAAGATGRLPRPAADQAMPGGAT; this is translated from the coding sequence GTGCCGGCGATCGAGGCGGTCGACGTGTCCCGGACGTACGAGCTGGACGGCGTGACCGTGCCCGCCCTGCGCGGGGTGTCGCTCACCATCGCCTCCGGCGAGTACGTGGCGGTGATCGGACCGTCCGGCTCCGGCAAGTCCACCCTGATGCACCTGCTCGGCGGGCTGGACCGGCCGACCGGCGGCCGGCTGGTGATCGGCGGCCGGGACGTGGCCGCCCTCGGCGCGCCCGAGCTGGCGGCGTTGCGCAACGAGACCATCGGCTTCGTCTTCCAGGCGTTCCACCTGCTGCCCCGGACGTCGGCGGTGGACAACGTCGCGCTGCCGCTGGTCTATCGGGGGGTCGGGGCGCGGCAGCGGCGGGAACGCGCGGCGGCGATGCTCGGCCGGGTCGGGCTCGGGCACCGGCTGGACCACCGGCCCAACCAGCTCTCCGGCGGGGAGCAGCAGCGGGTGGCCATCGCCCGCGCCCTGGTCACCGACCCGGCGGTGTTGCTCGCCGACGAGCCCACCGGCAACCTGGACACCGCCACCGGCGAGGCGGTGCTGGAGCTGCTGGAACGGCTGAACGCCGAGTCCGGGGTGGCCCTGGTGATGGTGACGCACGACCAGGAGGTGGCCGCCCGGGCCCGTCGGCGGATCGCCGTACGTGACGGCCTGATCCGGTCCGACACCATTCATGATCGACCGCTGTCCGGCGGTCCCGGTGGACCTGCGACACTGGACGGCGCTCCCAGCGCGGAGCCCCGGTCCGCGTCCGGACACGGCCCGGGGCACCCGTCCGGTGGCTCCGGTGGCGCCGCCGGAGCCACCGGACGTCTTCCGCGTCCGGCGGCTGACCAGGCGATGCCCGGGGGTGCCACGTGA
- a CDS encoding sugar phosphate isomerase/epimerase family protein — protein sequence MTSRVPVLLSSSSVFPERTAAAFQMASALGYDGVEVMVWTDVVSQDAGALRGLASHYDVPVLSVHAPCLLVTQRVWSPDPWERLRRAAELAETLEAPTVVVHPPFTWQRDYARNFADGLDRIAGQFGGLRFAVENMYPVRMAGRQFVPYVPGWDPTDTGYASYTLDLSHCAASHSDALAMADRMGSGLAHVHLGDGTGEGRDEHLVPGRGGQPCAELLRSLAGRGFTGSVAVEVTTRGAKSRAVREADLREALEFARANLTAPSPVDA from the coding sequence GTGACCTCCCGAGTCCCGGTGCTCCTGTCCAGTTCCTCGGTCTTCCCTGAGCGGACCGCGGCGGCGTTCCAGATGGCCTCGGCGCTCGGTTATGACGGCGTCGAGGTGATGGTCTGGACCGATGTGGTGAGCCAGGACGCGGGCGCGCTGCGCGGGCTGGCCAGCCACTACGACGTTCCGGTCCTCTCGGTGCACGCGCCCTGCCTGCTGGTCACCCAGCGGGTGTGGAGCCCCGACCCGTGGGAGCGCCTGCGCCGGGCCGCCGAGCTGGCCGAGACGTTGGAGGCCCCGACGGTGGTGGTGCACCCGCCGTTCACCTGGCAGCGGGACTACGCCCGCAACTTCGCTGACGGCCTCGACCGGATCGCCGGCCAGTTCGGCGGGCTGCGGTTCGCGGTGGAGAACATGTATCCGGTGCGGATGGCCGGCCGGCAGTTCGTCCCGTACGTCCCCGGCTGGGATCCGACCGACACCGGCTACGCCTCGTACACCCTGGACCTGTCGCACTGCGCGGCCTCGCACAGCGACGCGCTGGCGATGGCCGACCGGATGGGGTCCGGCCTGGCGCACGTGCACCTGGGCGACGGCACCGGCGAGGGGCGCGACGAGCACCTGGTGCCCGGGCGCGGCGGCCAGCCCTGCGCGGAGCTGCTCCGCTCGCTGGCCGGCCGGGGATTCACCGGCTCGGTCGCGGTGGAGGTGACCACGCGGGGCGCGAAGAGCCGAGCGGTCCGGGAGGCCGACCTGCGTGAGGCGCTGGAGTTCGCCCGCGCCAACCTGACCGCTCCCTCCCCGGTCGACGCCTGA
- a CDS encoding proline dehydrogenase family protein produces MLRSVILAAARSSQVERLVATAPFTRDVVRRFVAGAGTDDALRVTRALVADGLAVTLDNLGEDTVTPEQANATRDEYLKLLRLLAAAELTPAAEVSVKLSALGQMFDEQLAYDNARAICAAADAAGTTVTLDMEDHTTTDSTLDILAKLRLDYPSTGAVLQAYLRRTESDCRELSGAGSRVRLCKGAYKEPESVAYQSAREVDKSYVRCMNVLMSGDGYPMLATHDPRLIAIGEDRARWFDRGPDRFEFQMLYGIRPEEQKRLIGEGYTVRTYVPYGDQWYGYLMRRLAERPANLMFFGRALVSKK; encoded by the coding sequence ATGCTCCGATCCGTCATCCTCGCCGCGGCCCGGTCATCCCAGGTCGAGCGGCTCGTCGCGACGGCCCCGTTCACCCGGGACGTCGTCCGCCGGTTCGTCGCCGGCGCCGGCACTGACGACGCGCTGCGCGTGACCCGCGCGCTCGTCGCCGACGGCCTCGCGGTCACCCTCGACAACCTTGGTGAGGACACCGTCACCCCGGAGCAGGCGAACGCCACCCGGGACGAATACCTCAAGCTGCTGCGGCTGCTCGCCGCCGCCGAGCTGACCCCGGCCGCCGAGGTCAGCGTGAAGCTCTCCGCGCTCGGGCAGATGTTCGACGAGCAGCTCGCGTACGACAACGCTCGGGCGATCTGCGCGGCGGCGGACGCGGCGGGCACCACGGTCACCCTGGACATGGAGGACCACACCACCACCGACTCGACGCTGGACATCCTCGCCAAGCTGCGCCTGGACTATCCGTCGACCGGTGCGGTGCTCCAGGCGTACCTGCGGCGTACCGAGTCGGACTGCCGGGAGTTGTCCGGCGCCGGTTCCCGGGTGCGGCTCTGCAAGGGCGCGTACAAGGAGCCGGAGTCGGTGGCGTACCAGTCCGCCCGCGAGGTCGACAAGTCGTACGTGCGCTGCATGAACGTGCTGATGTCCGGTGACGGCTACCCGATGCTGGCCACCCACGACCCGCGCCTGATCGCCATCGGCGAGGACCGGGCCCGGTGGTTCGATCGCGGCCCGGACCGCTTCGAGTTCCAGATGTTGTACGGCATCCGGCCCGAGGAGCAGAAGCGGCTGATCGGCGAGGGCTACACCGTGCGTACCTACGTCCCCTACGGCGACCAGTGGTACGGCTATCTGATGCGTCGCCTGGCCGAGCGCCCGGCCAACCTGATGTTCTTCGGTCGGGCGCTGGTCAGCAAGAAGTGA
- a CDS encoding YrdB family protein, translated as MKGVLLALALLLELALIVAAGWWGFTLDVGWPVRLLAGLGAPLLIAVVWGLFCSPRASVPLPASGKLTVQAACFVTGGLLLALAGSPVPGALLVGLWAVDKALLTLAHHPV; from the coding sequence ATGAAGGGTGTGCTGCTCGCGCTTGCGTTGCTGCTGGAGCTGGCGCTGATCGTGGCCGCCGGATGGTGGGGGTTCACCCTCGACGTCGGCTGGCCGGTACGCCTGCTCGCGGGCCTCGGCGCGCCGCTGCTGATCGCGGTCGTGTGGGGTCTGTTCTGCTCGCCCAGGGCCAGTGTGCCGCTGCCCGCGTCGGGCAAGCTCACCGTGCAGGCCGCCTGCTTCGTCACCGGCGGCCTGCTGCTCGCGCTGGCGGGGAGTCCCGTACCCGGCGCACTGCTGGTGGGCCTCTGGGCGGTGGACAAGGCCCTGCTCACCCTCGCCCACCACCCGGTCTGA
- a CDS encoding NAD-dependent epimerase/dehydratase family protein, producing the protein MTPGGTPGAPGVVVVTGVGRYLGAHVAARLAADPRIERVIGVDPAPPGAELTDLLDGVERIRLDLDSLSALLIDLDVDAVVHLALVSAPDPQHGGRAAMKEQNVIGTMQLLAACQRAPRLRKLVVRSSTAAYGVSFRDPAVFTEETEPREVPRGGFGRDILDIEGYVRGFRRRRPDVTATVLRFAPFIGSTADTTLTRYFSQPVVPTVFGRDPRLQFVHFDDALEVLHRSVAEDHPGTYNVAGPGVLSLSQAIRRAGRVAVPVLEPGMSGAAAIARTLGFGRYGLDQVDLFVHGRVVDTTRLEREFGFTPRSTAAAFEDFIRAHHGGVVVTRDQLAVAEWLVLEGIRQARAAVRERP; encoded by the coding sequence ATGACCCCCGGTGGCACCCCCGGTGCTCCGGGGGTCGTCGTCGTGACCGGGGTCGGGCGCTACCTCGGCGCGCACGTCGCCGCGCGCCTCGCCGCCGACCCGCGCATCGAGCGCGTCATCGGGGTCGACCCGGCGCCCCCCGGCGCCGAGCTCACCGACCTGCTGGACGGGGTCGAGCGGATTCGCCTCGACCTCGACTCGCTCAGTGCCCTGCTCATCGACCTGGACGTCGACGCGGTGGTGCATCTCGCGCTGGTCAGCGCGCCCGATCCGCAGCACGGCGGCCGCGCGGCGATGAAGGAACAGAACGTCATCGGCACCATGCAGTTGCTCGCCGCCTGCCAGCGGGCGCCGCGGCTGCGCAAGCTGGTGGTCCGGTCCTCGACCGCCGCATACGGTGTGTCGTTCCGCGACCCCGCCGTCTTCACCGAGGAGACCGAGCCGCGGGAGGTGCCACGCGGCGGTTTCGGCCGCGACATCCTCGACATCGAGGGGTACGTCCGCGGGTTCCGCCGCCGCCGCCCCGACGTCACCGCCACCGTGCTGCGCTTCGCGCCGTTCATCGGCTCCACCGCGGACACCACGCTCACCCGCTACTTCTCCCAGCCGGTGGTGCCCACCGTCTTCGGCCGGGATCCCCGGCTCCAGTTCGTCCACTTCGACGACGCCCTGGAGGTGCTGCACCGCTCGGTCGCCGAGGACCACCCGGGGACGTACAACGTCGCCGGGCCGGGGGTGCTCTCCCTGTCGCAGGCGATCCGCCGGGCGGGCCGGGTGGCCGTACCGGTGCTGGAACCAGGGATGTCCGGGGCCGCCGCGATCGCCCGCACCCTGGGCTTCGGCCGGTACGGGCTGGACCAGGTCGACCTCTTCGTGCACGGCCGGGTGGTGGACACCACGAGGCTGGAACGCGAGTTCGGCTTCACGCCCCGCTCGACCGCCGCCGCCTTCGAGGACTTCATCCGGGCGCACCACGGCGGCGTGGTGGTGACCCGGGACCAGCTCGCCGTAGCCGAGTGGCTGGTGCTGGAGGGCATCCGGCAGGCCCGGGCCGCCGTGCGGGAGCGGCCGTGA
- a CDS encoding helix-turn-helix domain-containing protein, whose translation MAGSQSDARLSDVRFLTVAEVATVMRVSKMTVYRLVHSGELTAVRVGRSFRVPEHAVHEYLRGAFQETA comes from the coding sequence ATGGCCGGGTCGCAGTCCGACGCTCGACTGTCGGATGTCAGGTTCCTGACCGTTGCCGAGGTGGCGACGGTCATGCGGGTGTCCAAGATGACGGTCTATCGTCTCGTGCACAGCGGTGAGCTGACCGCGGTGCGGGTCGGTCGATCGTTCCGGGTGCCCGAGCACGCCGTTCACGAGTACCTTCGGGGTGCGTTTCAGGAGACCGCCTGA
- a CDS encoding ABC transporter permease has protein sequence MRITEAWRVALDALRANRLRSALTMLGVIIGVASVVLLVAIGTGTKQMVEQQVEGLGSNLLLVVPGRIEVGNAPVVSPLDLKDVDAVSRVVGDPGRVAVTIASGATVRAGTRSDFATVQGVLETTPAVFTRSLARGRYLTGADVDTSRRVAVLGASVARALFPDRDPLGQQLALAGVRFRVIGVFTPLGQSLGVDRDDEVHIPVTAAQRLWGTQRIDGIAVKAPDREQIGQLGDRIVAELSRRHPDTEFSAVTQQQILGVLGDILGVLTGVLAAIAGISLLVGGVGVSNIMLVSVRERTREIGLRKAVGARPRDIGVQFLLEAVLLTSIGGLTGMALGVGTALLVDAVSPIPAAITWWSLALAFGVSAGVGIVFGVVPAQRAGRLDPVVALRAE, from the coding sequence GTGAGGATCACCGAAGCCTGGCGGGTGGCGCTGGACGCGCTGCGGGCGAACCGGCTGCGCAGCGCGCTGACCATGCTCGGGGTGATCATCGGGGTCGCCTCGGTGGTGCTGCTGGTGGCCATCGGCACCGGCACCAAGCAGATGGTCGAGCAGCAGGTGGAGGGGCTCGGCTCCAACCTGCTGCTGGTGGTTCCCGGTCGGATCGAGGTCGGCAACGCCCCGGTGGTCTCGCCGCTGGATCTCAAGGACGTGGACGCGGTCTCCCGGGTGGTGGGCGACCCGGGGCGGGTGGCCGTCACCATCGCCTCCGGCGCGACCGTCCGGGCCGGCACCCGATCCGACTTCGCCACCGTGCAGGGCGTCCTGGAAACCACCCCGGCGGTCTTCACCCGCTCGCTGGCCCGGGGTCGCTACCTCACCGGCGCCGACGTGGACACCAGCCGGCGGGTCGCGGTGCTCGGGGCGTCGGTGGCCCGGGCGCTCTTCCCCGACCGGGACCCGCTCGGCCAGCAGCTCGCGCTGGCCGGGGTCCGGTTCCGGGTGATCGGCGTCTTCACCCCGCTCGGTCAGAGCCTCGGGGTGGACCGGGACGACGAGGTGCACATCCCGGTGACCGCCGCGCAGCGGCTCTGGGGCACCCAGCGGATCGACGGCATCGCGGTCAAGGCCCCGGACCGGGAGCAGATCGGCCAACTCGGCGACCGGATCGTCGCGGAGCTGTCCCGCCGGCACCCGGACACCGAGTTCAGCGCCGTCACCCAGCAGCAGATCCTCGGTGTGCTCGGCGACATCCTCGGGGTGCTCACCGGCGTACTGGCCGCGATCGCCGGCATCTCGCTGCTGGTCGGCGGGGTGGGGGTCTCCAACATCATGCTCGTCTCGGTACGCGAGCGGACCCGCGAGATCGGCCTGCGCAAGGCGGTCGGCGCCCGACCCCGGGACATCGGGGTGCAGTTCCTGCTGGAGGCGGTGCTGCTCACCTCGATCGGCGGGTTGACCGGGATGGCGCTGGGCGTGGGCACCGCGCTGCTGGTCGACGCGGTCTCGCCGATCCCGGCGGCGATCACCTGGTGGTCGTTGGCGCTCGCCTTCGGCGTATCGGCCGGGGTCGGCATCGTCTTCGGGGTGGTCCCGGCCCAGCGGGCCGGTCGGCTCGATCCGGTGGTGGCGCTGCGGGCCGAGTGA
- a CDS encoding glutathionylspermidine synthase family protein → MRREPSTPRPDWDATIRAQGLVYVDTELPDGGIMSYWDETAAYAFELDEVLRLEEATEELHRMSVAAAEHIVARNRYAEFGIPAWAAEAVARSLRESPPNLYGRFDLWYDGTWPPKLLEYNADTPTSLVEASIVQWYWLEHTHPEADQWNSLHERLVGAWAKIGAGLHDPRVHVVWSEEEESGEDQITAGYLAETARQAGLDVTLMPIQRIGWDGRRFVDADDRPITTCFKLYPWEWMLAEPYGPPALEPGTPTTWIEPAWKLLLSNKALLAVLWELHPGHEYLLPAYLDSPRGMTGYVAKPLLGREGASVRIITEGAEIANPGIYGDEGFCYQEFRALPEFAGNHMVLGSWIVDGESAGVGVRESASLITDGYARFLPHYIDAPRVG, encoded by the coding sequence GTGCGGCGCGAGCCCAGCACCCCGCGCCCCGACTGGGACGCCACCATCCGCGCCCAGGGCCTGGTGTACGTCGACACCGAGCTGCCCGACGGCGGGATCATGTCGTACTGGGACGAGACCGCCGCGTACGCCTTCGAACTGGACGAGGTGCTCCGGCTGGAGGAGGCGACCGAGGAACTGCACCGGATGTCGGTGGCCGCGGCCGAGCACATCGTCGCCCGAAACCGGTACGCGGAGTTCGGCATCCCGGCCTGGGCGGCGGAGGCGGTCGCCCGGTCGCTGCGGGAGTCCCCGCCGAACCTCTACGGCCGCTTCGACCTCTGGTACGACGGCACCTGGCCGCCCAAGCTGCTGGAGTACAACGCCGACACCCCGACCTCGCTGGTCGAGGCGAGCATCGTGCAGTGGTACTGGCTGGAGCACACCCACCCCGAGGCGGACCAGTGGAACAGCCTGCACGAGCGGCTGGTCGGGGCGTGGGCGAAGATCGGCGCGGGGTTGCACGACCCGCGGGTGCACGTGGTCTGGTCCGAGGAGGAGGAGTCCGGCGAGGACCAGATCACCGCCGGCTACCTGGCCGAGACGGCCCGCCAGGCCGGGCTGGACGTCACCCTCATGCCGATCCAACGGATCGGCTGGGACGGGCGGCGCTTCGTGGACGCCGACGACCGGCCGATCACCACCTGTTTCAAGCTCTATCCCTGGGAATGGATGCTGGCCGAGCCGTACGGGCCGCCGGCGCTGGAACCGGGCACCCCGACCACCTGGATCGAGCCGGCCTGGAAGCTGCTGCTGTCGAACAAGGCGCTGCTGGCGGTGCTCTGGGAGCTGCACCCGGGGCACGAGTACCTGCTGCCGGCATACCTGGACTCGCCGCGTGGGATGACCGGGTACGTCGCGAAGCCGCTGCTCGGCCGGGAGGGCGCATCGGTGCGCATCATCACCGAAGGGGCCGAAATCGCCAATCCGGGAATCTATGGCGACGAGGGATTCTGCTACCAGGAGTTCCGAGCATTGCCCGAATTCGCCGGTAATCACATGGTGTTGGGGAGCTGGATCGTCGACGGTGAGTCAGCCGGCGTCGGCGTACGGGAGAGCGCGAGCCTCATCACGGACGGCTACGCGCGGTTTCTGCCCCACTACATCGACGCGCCGCGGGTCGGCTGA